The Tolypothrix sp. PCC 7712 region AGTTGCTTTTTAAGTCTTCTACTGCAATATCAAAATTCTCAGCCACTACCTTTAAAATTACCTCTGGGGTAGCGGCTACTTTTTCACTAGGAGTTTCTAAAACTGGGGCAATACTTTCTACTGTCATGGGTAAACCCCAAATCGAGATATAAGCCAGCGCCCGAATTAAAGCCCCTTCCAATTCGCGAATATTAGAAGTGTAATTAGAAGCAATATATTCGATTACATCTGTAGTAAGCCGAATATTTTCGTATTCAGCCTTTTTTTGGAGAATTGCCATCCTGGTTTCTAAATTTGGTGGTTGGATGTCAGCAATCAAGCCCATAGAAAACCGAGAACAAAGTCTTTCCTGAAGCCGAGGAATTTGGTTAGGAGGGCGATCGGAGGCGATGACAACTTGCTTACCCGCCTCATGTAAAGTATTAAAAGTATGAAAAAATTCTTCTTGAGTGTACTCTTTGCCTTCCAGGAACTGAATATCATCCACTAATAAAATATCAGCCGCCCGATAATGCTCTCGAAAACTTTGCATACTATCCTTACGGATGGCTGTAATTAAATCATTAGTAAACTGCTCAGTTGAGACATAAAATATTTTAGAATCAGAACAAATTTCCCAGCGATAATGGCCAATAGCTTGCATGAGGTGGGTTTTACCTAAACCAACGCCACCACATAAAAATAAAGGATTAAACTCCCTCCCCGGAGATTCTGCAACCGCCAATGATGCGGCATGAGCCATACGATTGTTAGCGCCAACTACAAAGCGTGAAAAGACATACTTAGTATTTAATTCATGGGTTTTTTGCTGAGGTTTGGGAATACTTTCGGGAATATTAGATGGTGGTGGTAATTCCCAAGGTGCTTCCCGTTCCTGCAAAGGAGACATTTCATTACCTTGAGCAACGGTAATGTAAATTTCTACAGGATATCCGAGAATATCTTGCACAACATGAGCGATGGTATTTATGTAATATTTCTGTAACCAATTACGTGCAAAAGGATTAGGTGTGCAGACTACTAAACAATTATTTTCTAATCGCTCCGCACTAGCAGTTTTAATCCAAGTTTCAAAGGTAGGACGGGATAATTCAAGCTGTAAGCGCTCTAATACCTGACTCCACAAATTGTCTAGAGGAATTTCCATGATCTACCACCTTGGCTGCTAATCGTCACAATATAAGATAAGTATCTAAACAGAATTAATTACACACATTGTTTTTTGTTCCCTGTTGACTGCTCCCTGTTCCTTGTTCCCTCTCTCGATAAATTTCATTTTGCCCAACGACTGACAAGCCAGCACCAATTTAGCATTCAGATGCTCTAGACCTGGAACCAGCTTTTAAGTTGTAATCATTTTGGGGCATACCCAGTAGGCAAGATCCTACCACCCACTGACTAACACGGAGAAGCAAAGACACATGAAGATCAACAAAAGTTGCTGTGCAGCCCAAATTATTGATACCAAAGGTTTACCCCAAAAGCAGGAAAGAAATAATATGATGTCAATGCTCTTAAAAGTCAGTTTAGTGGTATTTCTGGGAGGTTGCTCTCTTCTACCTAGCAAGACCGTTGAAAAACAAGGAACTGATGCTCAGTCACAAGTAGCACCTCAAAATCCAACTAACCCTGATCCCACAATTGCGCCACCGGCAATTTTTTCATCTTCTAACGATCCTAACTTTGTGGTGGGAGTAGTACAAAAAGTTGGCTCGGCTGTAGTTCGGATTGATTCTTCTCGAACTGTTACCTCTCAGACACCAGATGAATTTGACGATCCATTTTTTCGGCGGTTTTTTGGCGAGATACCATCTCAGCCGCGACAAAGAATAGAACGTGGTAGTGGTTCCGGATTTATTATTAATTCTTCTGGGCAAATTTTGACCAATTCCCACGTAGTAGACGGCGCTGATAGTGTAAGTGTCATTCTCAAAGATGGGCGGACTTTTAACGGTAAAGTACTGGGAGAAGATCCGGTAACTGATGTAGCTGTGATCAAAATTGAGGCGAATAACCTGCCAACTCTAGCTTTAGGTAACTCCGATGCTTTGCAACCAGGGGAGGCTGTAATCGCTATTGGTAATCCTTTAGGATTAAATAATACAGTCACATCTGGAATTATTAGTGCTACTGGTCGCTCTAGCAGTGATATTGGTGCTAGTGATAAGCGTGTTGATTATATTCAAACTGATGCAGCAATTAATCCTGGTAACTCTGGCGGCCCGTTGCTGAATGTACGCGGTCAAGTAATTGGGATGAACACAGCAATTATTCGTGGTGCTCAAGGTTTGGGATTTGCCATTCCTATCAATACTGCACAAAGAATTGCCCAAGAGTTAATTGCGACTGGAAAAGTCGAGCATCCTTATTTGGGTGTGCAAATGGTGACGCTAACACCAGAAATTCGCGACAGAATTAATAATGAATTAGGCGATCGCATTAATCTCACTGCTGATAAAGGCGTTTTATTAGTTAATATTGTGCCCCGTTCTCCCGCCGCCGTTGCTGGATTAAGAACTGGTGATGTGATTCGGAGTATTGATAGTCAGCCTGTCAATAAAATAGAAGACGTGCAAAAGCTCGTAGAAAATAGCAAAATCGGTAATCCTTTACAAATGCAAGTAGAACGAGATGGGAAAGTTACTCAAGTAGCAGTCAAACCCGCGCCTTTACCCATCCGCCGTGAAAGTTGATTGTATCTCAAAGTTTCAAATTAAATTACTAATCACGCCTAATGTGTCTGCTTATGCAAAATGCTTTGTCAGCTTGTATGAACCAACCATTATAGGTTGGGTAATGCTCGTTAATGGACTGCCAAATTAAAAAATAATCAATCACTATAGCCAGCAGGACAATTAGGGGAAGCAAGGGTAACAGGCAAGAAGAATATACAAATCTGCTTTAGTTTTTACAAATGAAATCGGAATGCTAGAGGCTGGGTAATCCCCACTTTAATATGTGGGTTTTTCAATTAAATTTGACTGCTATAATGAGTCAATAAACTTGCAATAATATATATCTTATCAATTATATTTGTTTAAATGGTAGAGATAAATATCAAAGTTTTCAATCCCATATATTTGATGTTTAAATAAGTGATTATTTATTAAGGAGTTTATTCGATGGCTGAATTAATGCCAATTATTCAATTAGGTAATCCCATACTACGCCAAACGGCTAGCTTAATTGATAATATTCAAGATGAGGTTGTACAGAACCTAATTGAAAATTTACTAGTAACTGTTGCCCAATCTAACGGTGTGGGAATTGCCGCACCGCAAATTGCAGAGTCTTATCGTTTATTTATTGTGGCTTCTCGCCCTAATCCCAGATATCCCAACGCTCCAGAGATGGCACCTACAGCAATGATCAATCCCAGAATTATTGGTCATTCTACAGAAGTAGTTAAAGGTTGGGAAGGTTGTTTAAGCGTTCCTGGTATTAGAGGTTTAGTTCCCAGATATCAAACAATTCAAGTAGAATATACTGACCGCTATGGTGAATTGCAACAGCAAGAACTCACGGATTTTGTGGCGCGAATTTTTCAGCATGAATACGATCACCTCGACGGAATTGTCTTTGTTGATCGCTTAGAAAGTACTCAGGACATGATTACAGAACAAGAATATCAACAGCGAATAGTTAATAATCTTTAATTTGTTTACCTCGTCTACTTTGAGAGTGCTGAGTTGTACAGACGCGATTAATCGCGTCTGTACAAGAGGGCGGGGGAAAAATCCCATTTCAGCTTTCATACATAGTGGTGAATTTTCATTCATTATGACTAGCTTGAACATCTGAATAGAAGAAGGGGAAAGAGTAAAAGTTTTCCCTTTTACCCTTTCCCCCTTCCCCTTTCCCCCTGAAAAACGTTTACTTTAATTGTGCTTCCCTAATTAAATTGGTACAACCCTACAGAGTTCTTTTGGGAGTTGCTGAATTACACGCTGAAAGGGAGCCGAATCTTCTAAGCCCTGGGATAAAATTAGCGAACCTTGAATAGCGATCGCAGCATCTTCAGCTCGTTGTTTAGCTAGTTCTTTATCCATACCCGCTTCAATCAACACACTGGCGATCGCATCAATCCAGCCCTGAAATAATTCTTGTACTTTACGGTGAAATACATCTCTTGCTGAACCTAGCAACAAGATGGCGAACACACATGGCTGCTTTCCTCCCTCATAAAGTTCGTTGAGGCGATCGCACATTCGCTGCAATTTTGTCACAGCATCTCCTTCACTCTGAAGAGATGGCAGGATATTTTCTACTAACCATCGTTCTAGATAATCTAGTACCGCCTCCACCATCTCATCTTTACCGCCGGGGAAGTGGTGGTAAAGGCTAGCTTTTCCTAGTCCAGTGGCTTCCGAAATCTTGGCTAGGGTTGCGCCATCATAACCATACTGCCGAAATAGCTGCAACAGACAGGGAATATAAGTCTCTTTAGGCATTTTTATAGGGTGAGCAATTATCTGTTGACATTATACCGAACGAACGGTACAGTAATTCTAGACCGAACGGACGGTACAAAAAGATTGGGACTAACTCATGATTAAGCTTTATGGTCACGAACTATCTGGTAACAGCTACAAAGCAAAATTAATGCTGTCTCTGTTGGGCTTAGATTACGAGTGGATTAAAGTTGATTTGATGACAGGAGCGCATAAAGAGCCGGAATTTTTAGAACTAAATTCCTTTGGACAGGTGCCTTTGTTAGTCGATGGCAATACAGTGTTGGCAGATGCCCAAGCCATTCTTGTATACCTAGCGCGGCAGTATGGCGGCGATCGATGGTTACCCTTAGAAGCTTTACTCCTAGCTCAGGTGATACGCTGGTTATCAACCACTGCGGGAGAAATTCGCCAAGGCCCTGAATCAGCGCGTTTGTATCATTTATTCAAAACCACTAGCATCAATATTGAAAGGGCAAATCAAAAATCAGAGTTCATTTTGACGCAACTCAACAATCACTTAGGAAATCGAGAATGGTTGGAATTAGGACATCCGACAATCGCTGATGTTGCAGTCTTTCCTTATGTTGCACTTGCGCCTGATGGCAAGATTAACTTAGAAAATTACCCAAATATCCTTAGCTGGATTGATCGCATCAAACATCTTCCTGGTTTTGTAGGAATGATTGGCATTGAAGAACCTGTTACGGTTTAGGAGTGTATTATGCCACGCAAATTTGGAGAAATTGCTTTTACACCGGAAGTACTAGCAGCTCAAGAACAACGGGGGTCGAGGCAGACCTATGAACGCTATATTGCCAATGGTTCTGCTAATGATATCATTACCCCAAAAATTGAGGAATTTATTGCTCAACTCGACGGCTTTTATTTAGGAACAGTCAGTTCCAACGGTTATCCATATATTCAGTTTCGTGGCGGCCCGCCCGGTTTTTTGAAGGTGTTGGATAAGAAGACGCTGGGCTTTGCCGACTTCACTGGAAATGTACAGTACGTTACGGTAGGTAACCTGTCGGGTAATGATAAAGCCTTCATCTTCTTAATGGATTATCGTCACCGCAAACGCATCAAGATTTGGGGAAGAAGCAAATATGTTGAAGACGATCCAGCTTTAATTGAACAGCTAAGAATGCCAGGATATCCAGCAGAAGTAGAAAGAGCGATTCTGTTTCATGTAGAAGCAATTAGCGAAAACTGTCCCCAACATATTCCTATCCGCTATTCGGTGGACGAAGTCGAAGCGATGATTGCTCCTTTACAAGCCCGCATTACACAATTAGAACAGCAACTAAGCGATCGCCTGACGGAACTGTAAAATAAATCCTGGGATGTAACAAATTCTCAGGCAGGCATGGATCATGAAAAAGCTGATTAACAAGCCAGAAGACTTTGTGCGGGAAAGCTTAGAAGGTATGGCGGCGGCTCATGCTGATTTAATTCAGGTGAGCTATGAACCAACCTTTGTCTATCGAGCCGATGCGCCCGTACAGGGGAAAGTAGCAATTATTTCTGGTGGTGGCAGTGGACATGAGCCAATGCACGCTGGTTTTGTGGGTAGGGGAATGCTTGATGCTGCTTGTCCGGGAGAGGTTTTTACTTCACCTACCCCCGATCAAATGTTAGCCGCAGCCCAGAAAGTGAATAGTGGGGCAGGTATCCTTTATATCGTCAAAAACTACAGTGGCGATGTAATGAACTTTGAAATGGCAACGGAATTAGCCCAAGGTGAGGGTATCCGAGTGCTGAATATTTTGATTGATGATGATGTCGCAGTTAAAGACAGCCTTTATACTCAGGGCAGGCGGGGTGTCGGTACAACAGTACTGGCGGAGAAAATTTGTGGTGCAGCAGCTGAGGCTGGATATGATTTGCAGCAAATAGCAGATTTATGTCGTCGAGTAAATTTGTATGGGCGGAGTATGGGAATTGCCTTGACTTCCTGTACAGTACCAGCTAACGGTTCGCCGACATTTACATTAAGCGATCGCGAATTAGAAATTGGCATTGGGATTCATGGCGAACCAGGTAGAGAACGCATCGCTGTACAATCTGTAGATGAAATTACTGAGAGTTTAGCACGAGCAATTATTGACGATACAGGCTATAGCCGGACAGTTAGAGAGTGGAATGCAGAGCAAGGGGATTGGGTAGATGTAGAACTGACAGATCCACCATTGCAAAAAGGCGATCGCGTACTTGCTTTTGTCAATAGCATGGGTGGTACTCCCCTTTCGGAACTTTATCTTGTCTATCGCAAACTAGCCCAAATCTGCGAACAGCAAGGATTGCAAATTGTACGCAATTTAATTGGCCCTTATATTACATCTTTAGAAATGCAAGGATGCTCAATTACCCTATTGAAGCTAGATGATGAAATGATTCGGCTTTGGGATGCACCAGTTAAAACCCCAAGCCTACGTTGGGGAATTTAGGGTTTGGTAATGGGTAATGGGTAAGGGGTAATGGGTAAGGGGTAAGGGGTAATGGGTAAGGGGTAATGGGTAATGGGTAAGGGGTAATGGGTAAGGGGTAAGGGGTAATGGGTAAGGGGTAATGGGTAAGGGGTAATGGGTAAGGGGTAATGGGTAAGGGGTAATGGGTAAGGGGTAATGGGTAATTGGTAATTTAAGTTTGATGTTGGTTATTTCTACCCTACCTCCTCATCCCCCTCATCTCCCTCATCCCCCCTACGCTAATAATTATTTTGCTGGCTGATCAAAACCTGAATACATTAACATCACTATTCCGTTAGCTGTATATCTACCTGGAATCTTAGATCTCACTAGGGTTTTAGTAGTATTACCCCGTGTTTCTTCAACCCATATTTGATAGCTATCTCCATCAAAAGATGCTTCAGCAATGCCAACAAAACTGGCAGAAGCATTAACAATGCGGAATAGTGGATCTTTTGGATCTTGTTTACCAGCAGCATAAACCAACCCACCTAAAAGTTCGGTTGCACCGCCTTTAATAGTTGCAATTTTAGTTTTACCTTGCTCGGTTTTAAATCCTAAAATCCAAAGTTTAGCTCCACTATTGACTATGTTAGTTTCCCTAGCACCTTCAGGATTTAACTGACGTGCCCAAATATGTTGAGCAGAATTATTGAATCTCAATTTATCCATGACAGCATCATCAATAAAGAGGTCGCCAGAGCCTGTACTTTCTAAATTCAAGTGAGTAATACTACGATAAACAATCGTCCGATTAGCAACTGTCTTCCATTTCAATTTTGAGCCAAATCCCACAAAGAAGTTTTCAATAATTAAGATGGGTTGAGTGCCGTTTTCTGCAACTATCTCTCCATTGCCTTCAATCCAACCCTCAGTTCCCGTAAATCTTTGCACTTTACCTCTAAGTCGGAGAGTACCATTAATTGTAAAAGTTCCAGTTTGGGGAACTAATACTGTAGTTGCGCCAGAATCTATAGCGGCTTGAAAAGCATCTGTATCATCTTTTTTATCATTAGGTTTTGCACCAAATTTCTCTACACTTATCCATGTTTTGGGGTTACTCCACGCTAGTTTAGGAAATTGCTTAATTGGTAGCCGTAAAGATTTTGAAGGTGAAGGAAATTCAGCCAGGATGGGGTGAGAAGTAAACTCGTCGATGACACTTTTTTTAATAGTTTTGTTGGCATTTTTGGCATTACTGGCAAGAATATCTTTGTAGCCAGAGGATACGACATTTCTGGCATAGATAAACCCAGCAGAAGTAATTGCAGAGATAGTTTTAGCTTTACCACGACCGATCAGCTTGGCATTTACTAGTGTTAATGTACTTCCTGGATCGTTACCTTCATTCGGATTTTTACCATTAATAATTGCTGGGACGGAATTAAAACTAGTGAACCCTTCAAGGCTCATTGGTTGACCGCCATTGAATATACCA contains the following coding sequences:
- the dnaA gene encoding chromosomal replication initiator protein DnaA, whose amino-acid sequence is MEIPLDNLWSQVLERLQLELSRPTFETWIKTASAERLENNCLVVCTPNPFARNWLQKYYINTIAHVVQDILGYPVEIYITVAQGNEMSPLQEREAPWELPPPSNIPESIPKPQQKTHELNTKYVFSRFVVGANNRMAHAASLAVAESPGREFNPLFLCGGVGLGKTHLMQAIGHYRWEICSDSKIFYVSTEQFTNDLITAIRKDSMQSFREHYRAADILLVDDIQFLEGKEYTQEEFFHTFNTLHEAGKQVVIASDRPPNQIPRLQERLCSRFSMGLIADIQPPNLETRMAILQKKAEYENIRLTTDVIEYIASNYTSNIRELEGALIRALAYISIWGLPMTVESIAPVLETPSEKVAATPEVILKVVAENFDIAVEDLKSNSRRREISWARQIGMYLMRQHTDLSLPRIGEEFGGKDHTTVIYSCDKIAQLRESDRTLVNTLRQLSDRININSRS
- a CDS encoding HhoA/HhoB/HtrA family serine endopeptidase; translation: MKINKSCCAAQIIDTKGLPQKQERNNMMSMLLKVSLVVFLGGCSLLPSKTVEKQGTDAQSQVAPQNPTNPDPTIAPPAIFSSSNDPNFVVGVVQKVGSAVVRIDSSRTVTSQTPDEFDDPFFRRFFGEIPSQPRQRIERGSGSGFIINSSGQILTNSHVVDGADSVSVILKDGRTFNGKVLGEDPVTDVAVIKIEANNLPTLALGNSDALQPGEAVIAIGNPLGLNNTVTSGIISATGRSSSDIGASDKRVDYIQTDAAINPGNSGGPLLNVRGQVIGMNTAIIRGAQGLGFAIPINTAQRIAQELIATGKVEHPYLGVQMVTLTPEIRDRINNELGDRINLTADKGVLLVNIVPRSPAAVAGLRTGDVIRSIDSQPVNKIEDVQKLVENSKIGNPLQMQVERDGKVTQVAVKPAPLPIRRES
- the def gene encoding peptide deformylase, coding for MAELMPIIQLGNPILRQTASLIDNIQDEVVQNLIENLLVTVAQSNGVGIAAPQIAESYRLFIVASRPNPRYPNAPEMAPTAMINPRIIGHSTEVVKGWEGCLSVPGIRGLVPRYQTIQVEYTDRYGELQQQELTDFVARIFQHEYDHLDGIVFVDRLESTQDMITEQEYQQRIVNNL
- a CDS encoding TetR/AcrR family transcriptional regulator; the encoded protein is MPKETYIPCLLQLFRQYGYDGATLAKISEATGLGKASLYHHFPGGKDEMVEAVLDYLERWLVENILPSLQSEGDAVTKLQRMCDRLNELYEGGKQPCVFAILLLGSARDVFHRKVQELFQGWIDAIASVLIEAGMDKELAKQRAEDAAIAIQGSLILSQGLEDSAPFQRVIQQLPKELCRVVPI
- a CDS encoding glutathione S-transferase family protein, translating into MIKLYGHELSGNSYKAKLMLSLLGLDYEWIKVDLMTGAHKEPEFLELNSFGQVPLLVDGNTVLADAQAILVYLARQYGGDRWLPLEALLLAQVIRWLSTTAGEIRQGPESARLYHLFKTTSINIERANQKSEFILTQLNNHLGNREWLELGHPTIADVAVFPYVALAPDGKINLENYPNILSWIDRIKHLPGFVGMIGIEEPVTV
- a CDS encoding pyridoxamine 5'-phosphate oxidase family protein yields the protein MPRKFGEIAFTPEVLAAQEQRGSRQTYERYIANGSANDIITPKIEEFIAQLDGFYLGTVSSNGYPYIQFRGGPPGFLKVLDKKTLGFADFTGNVQYVTVGNLSGNDKAFIFLMDYRHRKRIKIWGRSKYVEDDPALIEQLRMPGYPAEVERAILFHVEAISENCPQHIPIRYSVDEVEAMIAPLQARITQLEQQLSDRLTEL
- the dhaK gene encoding dihydroxyacetone kinase subunit DhaK gives rise to the protein MKKLINKPEDFVRESLEGMAAAHADLIQVSYEPTFVYRADAPVQGKVAIISGGGSGHEPMHAGFVGRGMLDAACPGEVFTSPTPDQMLAAAQKVNSGAGILYIVKNYSGDVMNFEMATELAQGEGIRVLNILIDDDVAVKDSLYTQGRRGVGTTVLAEKICGAAAEAGYDLQQIADLCRRVNLYGRSMGIALTSCTVPANGSPTFTLSDRELEIGIGIHGEPGRERIAVQSVDEITESLARAIIDDTGYSRTVREWNAEQGDWVDVELTDPPLQKGDRVLAFVNSMGGTPLSELYLVYRKLAQICEQQGLQIVRNLIGPYITSLEMQGCSITLLKLDDEMIRLWDAPVKTPSLRWGI
- a CDS encoding glycosyl hydrolase family 28-related protein, whose protein sequence is MIRPRSLVLKLLPLLFLIAFFTTTCVDYSKNSENQIAAFGAAIAKPKENIIYPENAGVINVTSPEYGAIPNDSQDDTEAIQKALSKFPSGGKTIYLPNGVYNISDSLHWATGERFRSDYKRIVLQGQSKEGVIIQLQDAAPKFQNPKQPRPVISTGFDPDLNPKSENFKASLVAQRFGNSVRNLTINTGKKNPGAEGLNFAANNQGAVRSVKIISGDGQGTTGLALTHGEVGPLLVEDVEIVGFDTGIRTNNGINGITLQNITVRNQRSAGIFNGGQPMSLEGFTSFNSVPAIINGKNPNEGNDPGSTLTLVNAKLIGRGKAKTISAITSAGFIYARNVVSSGYKDILASNAKNANKTIKKSVIDEFTSHPILAEFPSPSKSLRLPIKQFPKLAWSNPKTWISVEKFGAKPNDKKDDTDAFQAAIDSGATTVLVPQTGTFTINGTLRLRGKVQRFTGTEGWIEGNGEIVAENGTQPILIIENFFVGFGSKLKWKTVANRTIVYRSITHLNLESTGSGDLFIDDAVMDKLRFNNSAQHIWARQLNPEGARETNIVNSGAKLWILGFKTEQGKTKIATIKGGATELLGGLVYAAGKQDPKDPLFRIVNASASFVGIAEASFDGDSYQIWVEETRGNTTKTLVRSKIPGRYTANGIVMLMYSGFDQPAK